The genomic segment tgccttttggttaaactttcaccAAGGAATttacatttgcactgttaaactTTTATGTAGCTttaatacatataaaaaaaaaaaacagctgcttgtttaagtgaaaataaatggatgggggtttttttgcgctagtaaagttgtggagttatATTTTGTCTTgcatcaattatatcgtcagttatatcgttatcgcaagttttcaaatctatatcgtgataaatatttttggccatatcgccctgctctatcTTGAACAGTAGAAATAAACTCATCTCCACCACAAATAGCAGAGTTTTACATACAAGAACAAATACGAATCAAATAGTCATGTACCTGTGACAAATCTTGTCCCTCCTTTCTGTGCAGCAACCAGAGTTGCAGGGGTGAATGGTTGTTTGCTGTTCTGAGTCCGTGCTGATTCCATGCTTCCTGGAATGACTGAAGATGATGTTGAATGTGATGCAAAAAGCATCTGTGCAGTGCAAACAAGTCCATTTCTTCACCAGGGTTGAGCAGTCCTTGAATCTCCAGCTGGGTGAAGATTGTGTAGAAAAGGTCAAGGACGTTTTCATATACATCCCTCAACAGGCGCTCAATGCTATAAGACACAGTGAGGCAAATTGTTCATTTATGGTTTTTCAGGTATTTCAACGTCAACAGCCTTCTAAGTCAATTATTAGTGTAGTGTTAATGTGCTGTGAAACCAGTCAATTATGCTCGGAAACCATTTGTTTTATTACAATtgcatgtgtgaaaaaaatgtaagacaGGCCATCAATTTACTTGTCCTTACCGCTGGTTGTGAACACTTCTGCCTGTAATGTGAGAGTTTCTGTTCTCCCCCATTGTCCGCACCATGAAATGTGCAACCTTCACATTTCCCCCCCTTTGTCTGACCTGGAAAAAAAGTAGAGAAGTTTCATCCGAGTCAGTGAGAGTAACAATCTGAATATAACTACTGTCCAATACAGAGTTTTTTGGCATACTGTATTTGGTAAACACCTCTTACCGGACGGTATGCCATATTGTCTGATTGCTGACAAGAAACCATCAAAAACTGTTGTAGCTTTGTTGTTGGTGGCAGCTTTAAGGTAGACAATTAACCTAGAAAAACCATCTATCCCACCATGGACAACAAATGTCCATCTGACAAGGCagaattaaaaagaacaaaaacattgtCATGTCCCCAGTTACATTTTTACAGAAGAATACTACCTTTACAGGAAAATGTAAGACCAATGTTTAAATATGTAAAGCCTTAGACATGACTATAGCTCATCCTGTAAATTGCCTTGTATGACAGTACATTTAAGATGACATTTACAAACTCGAGGCTTCATTTTACAATTTTATACATGCATCCTGTTACTTAAATGGAGTAGGGAAAAGtgatcaaagtcaaagtcagttttatttgtcaattctcttcagatgtacttgccatacaaaggaattgaaattacgtTGCACAACATTTAGGTACATACAGGATGTAACAAGACAGGACctacacataacatataataaagtgttccacAGTGCGCCCTGTGTGTACTTGTCTACTTGACGTAGTCCCAGGTTGTGGTtggtaagtgtttttgttttaatgcagcataagactgtagcagcagtaatagtaatataaataatgctaaagaaaatactaaaaatatatagcagcaggtgtgtgcagTTGTAATGTAGAGGTAGTCATTTCCAGTCAGGAATGTGGAGAGTGTTtccttgttgtgtgtgtgtgtgtgtgtgtgtgtgtgtgtgtgtggggggtccAGTCTGTCTTCCTATACTCCTGCCAGTCTGGTGGTTCTGCTGGCTGGGAGCCGGGAGGGAGAGAGTTCAGCAGTCTCACAGCCTGGTGGATGAAGCTGTTGGTGAGCCTGGTAGTGCGGGAGCGGAGACTTCTGTATCTTTTTCCGGAGGGCAGGAGGCTGAACAGACAGTGCGGGGTGGGTTGCATCGTTGACAATTGTGATGGCTTTGCGGGTAAGGCGGGTGGTGTAGATGTCTTGCAGGGAGGGGAGTGGTACACCAACTatcctctcagctgttctcacaatgcgctgtagagcttttctgttatagtcagtgcagctaccgccccacacagtgatgcagctggaaaGGATGCTTTCAATGGTTCCTCTGTAGAATGTGGTCAGGATGGGTGGTGGAGCACTTGCCCGCTTGAGTTTGCGCAGGAAGTAGAGGCGCTGTTGTGCTTTCTTGGCCAGTGATGCTGTGTTGGTGGTCCAGGAGAGGTCCTCACTGATGTGCACccccaggaacttggtgctgctCACCCTCTGATGCAAGTACTGACCGAATTAGTTTATGATTTCCATCGATATGCCAAAGGTGACTTGGTGCTGGTACACTGTACTGACGACGCCTTGCAGTCTGAATAGATAACCGTCGCATCACGACCCCTTCTGGATTGACTCGTCTCATTGAATCCATCAGTCGAAATCCTGATTAACAAACAGATCATGTCTTAGTACTACCAACTACAAAAAGACTATTGTAAACACTGTAATGCATATGGGACAGATCTTCATTGCTTCAGGTAAGTATCCAGGTGCTGTACAGATTTACTGAGGAGAGAGAATCGTGTACAAACTGGTTCAAAAAGGAACATAACTGCATAACAGTGATGAGAACATGCCTAGTCATTTTTGATGGAAACATTAAAATATCACATCATGGCCACACTGACACATGCTTTCCTGGTGTTTGGATATTCAAACAATATCAGCTTACTTTGAATGTATATGCCTCTGGATCGTAGATGTCCCATCATCATTCTGCAGCCGGCATTTGGGTGATGACGCTGAATGTCCAGCacttttgcatccaagtcttcATCTCCAATAGAAGAGTACCTATCAGACTTTCtgcacataatttttttttttttagtttaacagCAAATCTCAACACAAAGTTTTCcaattaataataaaagaacTAAGGACGTAAATGTATTCTTGTTTTAGCTTTACTGAAGACACCAGCGAAAGTATGATATTTACAACGCTGCTGAAATAGACAAAACCATTTCAATAAACCCACtactagggctgttcgatataacgatatatatcggatgacgatagaaaaacgtctatcgtttcattttacgctatcgtttgtttcgtggtgtcgcaaaataaactgtttacagcaatattttttcattattttgatggtcactgtagtggctatatgaatttcttaaagttctctctttctcttatatttaatataaccacactacagacgggcaagcgcttgtttttatgccttgtcgttagcaacaacgacggtaaaaccacctcgtgtccgcttgtttatgttccacataaacctttcacaataaagctcaagatcctgttgagacttttcaaaataaactgaatcacgtgaaagatgcagagtatttacggatgagaagcaaaaaagagccgccaggtgctaaaaaataaaccttagactcaaacgttagaacaggctttttcccgcagcacgctgtgtaataaatactcacaaagaaaacagcagccgttacaacttatgtctaaaaatgtagcgtttcatgcatcagttaaaacactcgactccaggtacacgatgcccagctggaaacacttcccgcaagtcgagctgcccgagattcacagaatttacagaaaatgttacattttgtgatttatatcgttatcggacgatagatgtcttaatatcgggatatgagattttggtcatatcgcacagccctacccACTACTTACTTTGTTATGTGTTATCAGAGAACAATCAGCTGCAAACAGCAATGAAACATTCAACTATATACTATTTAAAGCACTAATGACCCTGCTTTCTACCAAGACGTGATAAGTAAGTAGCCTGTGGAAAGCTGGTGGGTTTACTCTCTGTGTAAAAGGTTCCTACAGGCTCCACTGGTTAAACGTGTCTCAACGCCGAGATGGCGCCGATAGCTTTAGCCGTAGCTACCCCACTAGGTTTAGACAGTCACAATAAAAAAAGCGATAATATTTCAATGTCAAACGTCATAATTAAGGATCAACATCTAAATAATGCTGTGTACAGACTCACACAGGTGTTAAATTACACCGTAAACTTACCTTAGACCTTCCCCCGTCGTTCTCCTCCTAATTGTGCTCGGAGACAGAAAACATATCGGCAATTACCCCGATGGTTATCCCGGACAGCACTAAAGTCCTGAGTGCTGCAGCCGGGATTTCAAGACCTGGACGACCAACATTTGAAGACAGTTCTTCCTCGGCGTATTCCAAACGAACACGGTGCTGAATTGATCTTAAACTTTCGACAATGTTGTCATCGATGCTAACATCTTGAAGAGCAATTATCATCCCAagcatttcagaaacatcatcTAAACGACTCAAAACAGTATCTACAGGTAAATGATCCCTCTCTATCTgatctgctaaaatgagcagaattgACTGAAGTTCACACCAGTCCGCCATCCTCCGTGACTTTTGACCTAGCACGTTTTTGCTAGCTGTGGCAGCCCAGCCGTCCGCGGAGAGGTATCCAGGAAAACTAGTCGATGGTAAACGATCAGCCAATAGGAGCAAAGGTCCAACCCACTCACACTGATTGACAGACAAAGTCATTCTGCTGAAAAGTCGCATTATGAAATAAATAGGCCATCGGGAAAAACGGGATTTTGAAATAAAGACTGACTTTGAAAAAAGGCCATTTTGGATTAAAAACggctggaaataaataaaatgcctcAGGAATAATCTCTGTTATTGTGAAAAATAATGACCATGaaataatatttcacaataaTAAGTAAATTTATATAGCAGAATGCAATATATTTCAGAATGACGagcttttttttcaaaatgtgttcCATTATTTCACAATATCATTCTCGTATTACATATCTGTGTCTTATTTATTCAcatagttatttatttcatcatgtcctattatttatttaattttgaacaCTTTGGAGTTCCAtaaacgtgggaacgctttacaaacattcagagatgaacttacacacttgctttacttctctctgggataacttcctcggagatgaaatgctggtttggtagcgaggctacaaatacacacagccgctctatcacgtgacgcatactgctccaacgtgctacggttatgagccgagttatgCCGTgtagcaagttttgtgaggtgcttttttgatatttaatggatcggattacattttttatttctctccgatatccgatccagtaatttacgtcagtatcggaccgataccgatacctaatatcggatcggtccatctctagtttggACTCTATTTTTACTCTCTGATAATCAGCAATAAGTTCGATCTAATCTTACTCCTAAAACAGTGACTGAGGGTAGctgtgcttttctttgtttcaggTCAGGGTGTttgttcatattaaacatgagcAAAGTTTCCAAGAAGGAGCTCAGGGGATATACAGTGATCGCTGTTAGAAAAATTGGACGTGCTTTATCACAGGGGGTTTTTTGGCTCATGTATCTGCATGATGTCACAGAGCTCTGTCTATGAATACACAAGCTGCACTCACCTGATGGTCACTTCTTGCATTAGCTTGTTTCATTCAGAGGGTGAGCTGCCCACTGCACACTGTGGTCAGGATTATCCATGATGGACATCTCCTCTCTGCTTCAAACatttcagccaatcacagagctggccttcctgttCAGTTAGCCTGTTGGTATCACCAGCTATATAGCAAATTTAAAACCAAgggtacaccaaagtgcttcacaatagtATAATAAACAGGaagtcattaaaacaaaatagaatAGATGAACATACAAAAGCATTAATAAGTAGAAATAGGGAAAATTCATAATAGTATCcagagagaaataaaacaaataataacacaaacaaaacaatcagtGAAAACATAAACTGAGTTCACTATCTGTTACTGCAGTGCATTGGTTTCCATGGTGATTTAGCCTGGTAAAAAGAGACTCTGACTTTAAGATAACCTATTAATCTCACTTAATCCCTTAGTTCATTAGTTCCCTCagtgtttccctctgtgtcatTCTTCTGTTTCTCCTTCTGTTAAGTTCACTcgtgttatgttttttttcacttttagttGTTGTTTACATCCTATTTCATCTGGGTAGCTCACATTCAGCTTTGCCATCCCATTATTGTCTAGATTTGTTTCAGCTGTGTCTAGTTACCCTCCTGTGTCCTGTTCCCTGATTACACCGTGTGGGTATAAATAGTCCTGCCCTTCCTTTGGTCCCTGCGTTGTCCATTGTAGTGTCTCTTATGGTGGTCGTGGTGGTCTGTGTTTGTTCCTGATGTTATTTTGGATTGCCTTCATTTGGAGCTTTCCTGGGAATATGTTTTCAATCTGAATAAAGGTTATTAAAGCTCGCCTTTTGTTTATTGAAACATTGACATCTTGTATTTGGGTCGTCACTCCACCCTGTTACCTGAGAGAACCGATGGACAGGCTGTGGGCTCGTGGACGagtcataaaataaaattcaaacttGTTATTGCGGGCGTGAAAATAAA from the Oreochromis aureus strain Israel breed Guangdong linkage group 5, ZZ_aureus, whole genome shotgun sequence genome contains:
- the LOC120440145 gene encoding uncharacterized protein LOC120440145 isoform X2, whose amino-acid sequence is MVSCQQSDNMAYRPVRQRGGNVKVAHFMVRTMGENRNSHITGRSVHNQRIERLLRDVYENVLDLFYTIFTQLEIQGLLNPGEEMDLFALHRCFLHHIQHHLQSFQEAWNQHGLRTANNHSPLQLWLLHRKEGQDLSQVDEDYGVDWTGPHNHRPSNEITIPEIQLPRALNERDPAELPNNNVSLSQALDAYCETVQSLKLMFDNTP
- the LOC120440145 gene encoding uncharacterized protein LOC120440145 isoform X1, whose product is MPKNSVLDSSYIQIVTLTDSDETSLLFFQVRQRGGNVKVAHFMVRTMGENRNSHITGRSVHNQRIERLLRDVYENVLDLFYTIFTQLEIQGLLNPGEEMDLFALHRCFLHHIQHHLQSFQEAWNQHGLRTANNHSPLQLWLLHRKEGQDLSQVDEDYGVDWTGPHNHRPSNEITIPEIQLPRALNERDPAELPNNNVSLSQALDAYCETVQSLKLMFDNTP